The Niastella koreensis GR20-10 genome includes a window with the following:
- a CDS encoding DCC1-like thiol-disulfide oxidoreductase family protein: METSDKILIYDDDCPLCAAYTSAFVKTGLLTTEGRKSFTALSPELLHSINWQRSINEIPLLDPATKQVWYGIDALLEILGQKCALIKTIGRVRPINWFLKKLYSFISYNRKVIVAVKTSPLKVDCTPSFNIFYRVFFLAIFLLVNTLLILPVHQHLLTQLPGYTLSLTQLLGLHAGMVVLNCMLALFLPKRTALEYLGQVNMLTLVTNLLLIPLVFTDAYIQPGNWVNYGYLILVSIVFFHEFFRRMIFANMLDRYWVVLTINLACVLGLCICLFIPFY; the protein is encoded by the coding sequence ATGGAAACCTCAGACAAAATCCTTATCTACGATGATGATTGTCCGCTTTGCGCAGCCTATACCAGCGCCTTTGTAAAAACGGGCTTATTAACCACAGAAGGCCGCAAATCATTTACAGCCCTTTCGCCCGAACTGTTACATAGCATCAACTGGCAACGCAGCATAAATGAAATTCCTTTGCTTGACCCGGCTACCAAACAGGTGTGGTATGGCATCGATGCCTTACTGGAAATACTGGGACAAAAATGCGCCCTCATAAAAACCATTGGCCGGGTTCGCCCCATAAACTGGTTCCTCAAAAAACTGTACAGCTTCATTTCCTATAACAGGAAAGTAATTGTTGCGGTTAAAACTTCGCCCCTGAAAGTTGATTGTACGCCTTCGTTCAATATATTTTACCGGGTATTTTTCCTGGCCATATTTCTGCTGGTGAACACCCTCCTGATCTTACCGGTACATCAACACCTGTTAACGCAGCTCCCCGGTTACACGTTATCCCTTACCCAGCTGCTGGGCCTGCATGCCGGTATGGTTGTACTCAATTGTATGCTGGCTTTGTTCTTACCCAAACGAACTGCGCTGGAATACCTGGGCCAGGTGAACATGCTTACCCTGGTGACCAATTTATTACTGATACCACTGGTATTTACCGATGCCTATATACAACCAGGCAACTGGGTTAATTATGGATACCTGATACTGGTATCGATCGTGTTCTTTCATGAATTCTTCAGGCGGATGATTTTCGCCAATATGCTCGACCGTTACTGGGTGGTGCTTACCATAAACCTGGCCTGTGTACTGGGCCTGTGCATTTGTTTGTTTATTCCTTTTTACTGA
- a CDS encoding epimerase, with protein sequence MKHKKIVIAGGTGFIGQAMARHFGKDNHVILLSRHPVNSHHNNHDQKLIEAIEGYNITYWRWDGVHVEKHWLQNIDGADVVINLAGKSVNCRYTEKNKQQIINSRTRSTKTIGDAIRQTVVPPKLWINASSATIYQHTTDKPNDEFTGAISDAKNDNMPFSFFDRLRFTCKKWLGAQQAVLNQDFSVQVCKHWEKAFFEQRTPFTRKIALRAAVTLGQGGVMNPYYNLLKAGLGGHQGNGNQMYSWIHIEDLCRIVEWCYEHKEEEGVINCSSPNAVTNADFMHTLRRITGHKIGLPAFAWMLEAGSALIGTETELILKSRWVYPARLLQSGFSFKYNALEQALTEIVGQTPRKKYHLF encoded by the coding sequence ATGAAACACAAAAAGATCGTCATTGCCGGCGGCACTGGTTTTATTGGCCAGGCAATGGCGCGGCATTTTGGAAAAGATAACCATGTAATACTGCTGAGCCGCCATCCGGTAAACAGCCATCATAACAACCACGATCAAAAACTGATAGAAGCCATAGAAGGCTATAACATTACTTATTGGCGATGGGATGGCGTTCATGTAGAAAAACACTGGCTGCAGAATATAGATGGGGCCGATGTAGTGATTAACCTCGCAGGCAAGTCGGTGAACTGCCGCTATACAGAAAAGAACAAACAACAGATCATCAACAGCCGCACCCGGTCAACCAAAACCATTGGCGACGCCATCAGGCAAACAGTGGTTCCACCTAAATTATGGATCAACGCCTCATCAGCCACTATTTACCAGCATACCACCGACAAACCGAATGATGAATTTACCGGTGCTATCAGCGACGCCAAGAATGATAATATGCCTTTTTCGTTTTTCGACAGGTTACGTTTTACCTGCAAAAAATGGCTGGGGGCTCAACAGGCTGTTCTTAACCAGGACTTCTCCGTACAGGTTTGTAAACATTGGGAAAAGGCCTTTTTTGAACAGCGCACCCCTTTTACCCGCAAGATAGCGTTGCGGGCTGCCGTTACCTTAGGACAGGGCGGTGTAATGAATCCATATTACAACCTGTTAAAGGCAGGATTAGGCGGCCACCAGGGCAATGGCAACCAGATGTACAGTTGGATACATATTGAAGACCTGTGCCGCATTGTTGAATGGTGTTATGAGCACAAAGAGGAAGAAGGTGTTATTAATTGCAGTTCGCCCAACGCAGTAACCAATGCCGATTTTATGCATACCCTGCGCCGCATCACCGGCCATAAGATCGGGTTACCGGCTTTTGCCTGGATGCTGGAAGCCGGTTCGGCCCTGATAGGCACAGAAACTGAACTGATTCTGAAAAGCAGGTGGGTATACCCGGCCAGGTTATTACAATCAGGATTTTCATTCAAGTATAACGCATTGGAACAAGCGTTAACGGAGATCGTTGGCCAAACGCCCCGGAAAAAATACCATCTTTTCTAG
- a CDS encoding CoA-binding protein, protein MNHNQLSKKVVVMGMETGSKKTIVLGASANPARYSFLAINSLRKHQHPVVAVGRRMGKVLDVDIITEKKPQETIDTVTLYLNPANQKEYYDYILSLRPKRIIFNPGTENPELSELAKSNGIQPMEACTLVLLSTGQY, encoded by the coding sequence TTGAACCACAACCAATTGAGTAAAAAGGTTGTTGTAATGGGTATGGAAACAGGTAGTAAAAAAACGATAGTACTGGGCGCATCCGCCAATCCCGCCCGCTATAGCTTTCTGGCAATAAACAGTTTACGTAAGCATCAGCACCCGGTAGTAGCCGTGGGTCGCAGGATGGGAAAAGTACTGGATGTAGATATTATCACCGAAAAAAAGCCCCAGGAAACAATTGATACAGTTACGTTATACCTGAACCCCGCCAATCAGAAAGAATACTACGATTATATACTAAGCCTGCGCCCAAAACGTATTATATTCAACCCCGGCACCGAAAATCCGGAGTTATCCGAGCTGGCCAAAAGCAATGGCATCCAACCCATGGAGGCATGCACTTTAGTGCTCCTGAGCACGGGTCAGTACTAA
- a CDS encoding zinc-dependent metalloprotease, whose amino-acid sequence MKTIFTVLCGLALATGVKAQIPLLNSYPAARATIYMDFDGQYVSGTSWNWSGPITAQPSGFTPSDINEMFNRVAEDYRIFNVNITTDSSVFLAAPQYQRIRVIVTPSYQWYGSGNGGVAYVGSFTWGDGTPAWVFSSLLGNNVKSVAEAISHEAGHTLGLQHQSAYNASCVKTEYNPGTGSGETSWAPIMGVGYYKNLTTWHYGTNTYACNYYQDDLAIISGSPNNFGYRPDDIGDTHATATSVGFSNTGFATSGLINSGTDKDVFKFTLTTPTYIHLNAIPENVGVNNSGANLDIKLSLLDHKADTIGQYNPASLVSASLDSNLNSGTYYVVIEGTANANFVKSESLGYYTLSASPLTTLPIHRFALSGKATDGMHNLSWTYETDEPVKAIEIQNSKDGVHYDALAQVGPGAKTFSWKPLTDNAPFYRIRIITTADEKSYYSNTIAIRDKDDNKASVKVMSTVVTNSIITNVDKDCNYQVLDGTGRLLQRGKMVTGTNNIDITNAQKGLILLRIQGDMEATTLKLIKQ is encoded by the coding sequence ATGAAAACCATTTTTACCGTACTGTGTGGCCTTGCACTGGCCACAGGGGTAAAGGCACAAATCCCTCTGTTAAACAGTTATCCGGCAGCCAGAGCCACCATTTACATGGACTTTGACGGCCAGTACGTATCCGGCACTTCCTGGAACTGGAGCGGTCCCATTACCGCCCAACCTTCCGGCTTTACTCCTTCAGACATCAATGAAATGTTTAACCGGGTGGCTGAAGATTACCGCATTTTTAATGTAAACATCACTACCGACTCCAGCGTGTTCCTGGCTGCGCCGCAGTACCAACGCATTCGGGTGATTGTTACCCCAAGCTATCAATGGTATGGCAGTGGTAATGGCGGTGTTGCTTATGTGGGCTCCTTTACCTGGGGCGATGGTACACCCGCCTGGGTATTCAGCAGCCTGCTGGGTAACAACGTCAAAAGCGTGGCAGAGGCCATTTCACACGAAGCAGGTCATACCCTGGGCTTACAGCACCAGAGCGCCTATAATGCCAGCTGTGTAAAAACTGAATACAATCCCGGTACCGGTTCAGGAGAAACCAGCTGGGCGCCTATTATGGGCGTAGGCTATTATAAAAATCTTACTACCTGGCATTATGGCACCAATACCTATGCCTGTAACTATTACCAGGATGACCTGGCTATCATCTCCGGCTCGCCCAATAACTTTGGTTACCGCCCCGATGATATTGGCGATACGCATGCAACCGCCACCAGTGTTGGGTTTTCAAATACCGGTTTTGCCACCAGTGGTTTAATAAATTCCGGTACTGATAAAGACGTATTTAAATTCACCCTTACCACGCCAACCTACATACACCTGAACGCCATACCCGAGAATGTAGGCGTAAACAATTCAGGCGCTAACCTGGATATTAAATTAAGCCTGCTCGATCACAAAGCAGATACTATTGGACAATACAATCCCGCCAGCCTGGTAAGTGCGAGCCTGGACAGTAACCTGAACAGTGGTACCTATTATGTGGTGATAGAAGGTACTGCCAATGCAAACTTTGTAAAAAGCGAAAGCCTGGGTTATTATACCCTCAGCGCTTCTCCCCTTACTACCCTGCCCATCCACCGGTTTGCCTTATCAGGCAAAGCAACTGATGGCATGCACAACCTGAGCTGGACATATGAAACAGATGAACCGGTAAAAGCCATCGAGATTCAGAATTCAAAAGATGGGGTTCATTATGATGCACTGGCGCAGGTTGGTCCCGGCGCCAAAACATTTTCATGGAAACCGTTAACTGATAACGCCCCCTTCTATCGCATCAGGATCATTACAACAGCCGATGAAAAATCATACTACTCCAACACTATTGCCATTCGCGATAAAGACGATAATAAAGCTTCTGTGAAAGTAATGAGTACGGTAGTAACCAACTCCATCATAACTAATGTTGATAAGGACTGCAACTACCAGGTGCTGGATGGAACCGGCCGTTTACTGCAACGTGGTAAAATGGTAACCGGCACAAATAACATCGATATAACAAATGCACAAAAGGGCCTGATACTCCTTCGGATTCAAGGCGATATGGAGGCTACCACGCTGAAGTTAATAAAACAATAA
- a CDS encoding ribonuclease H-like YkuK family protein, which yields MLWRKFNGDPIELPIIDAVENAIKRETEKGYHLKVCIGTDSQVKGVETEFATVIVFLREGHGGFMFIHNEKTRKQYSIKERMLVEVAKSIEIAYDLCHLFNLYNVDMEVHADINTNPHFKSNDALKEAMGYILGMGFAFKAKPEAFASSSCANKVVN from the coding sequence ATGTTATGGAGAAAATTTAATGGCGACCCGATTGAACTGCCAATTATCGATGCCGTTGAAAATGCTATCAAACGCGAAACTGAAAAGGGCTATCACCTTAAAGTTTGCATCGGTACCGATTCGCAGGTAAAGGGAGTAGAAACAGAATTTGCTACGGTAATTGTTTTCCTTCGTGAAGGACATGGTGGATTCATGTTCATTCACAATGAAAAAACAAGAAAGCAGTACAGTATCAAAGAAAGAATGCTGGTAGAAGTTGCCAAGAGTATTGAAATCGCTTACGACCTCTGCCACCTCTTTAATTTGTACAATGTAGACATGGAAGTGCATGCGGACATCAACACCAACCCGCATTTCAAAAGTAATGATGCGTTGAAGGAAGCCATGGGCTACATACTGGGAATGGGGTTTGCGTTTAAAGCCAAACCCGAAGCTTTTGCCAGTAGCAGCTGTGCCAACAAAGTTGTAAACTAA
- the yihA gene encoding ribosome biogenesis GTP-binding protein YihA/YsxC gives MIIQSATYLISSPDYTKCPKADRPEYAFIGRSNVGKSSLINMLCDNQKLAKTSSAPGKTQLINHFDIKSYPQAHVGGSVKPDSWYLVDLPGYGFAKVSQSTRKQWEQMIENYLRKRENLISVFVLIDSRHNPQKLDLDFCDQLGKWEVPFCLAFTKADKETQKVVSKNVKDFLDAMRKTWQFLPQSFVTSAEKKMGRDKMLTFIEDCNKEAANAGNE, from the coding sequence ATGATTATTCAATCTGCCACCTATCTCATCAGCAGCCCTGATTATACCAAATGCCCAAAAGCCGACCGGCCCGAATACGCCTTTATTGGCCGTAGTAATGTGGGCAAGTCGTCGCTGATAAATATGCTGTGTGATAACCAAAAGCTGGCAAAAACGTCTTCTGCGCCCGGTAAAACACAATTAATAAATCATTTTGATATAAAAAGCTACCCCCAGGCACATGTGGGTGGCTCGGTTAAACCCGATTCCTGGTACCTGGTTGACCTGCCCGGGTATGGTTTTGCCAAGGTTTCACAATCAACGCGCAAACAATGGGAGCAAATGATCGAGAATTACCTGCGCAAACGCGAAAACCTCATAAGTGTGTTTGTGCTCATCGACAGCCGTCATAATCCACAAAAGCTGGATCTTGATTTTTGCGATCAGCTGGGCAAGTGGGAAGTGCCTTTTTGTTTGGCATTTACCAAAGCCGACAAGGAAACACAAAAAGTTGTGAGCAAGAATGTAAAGGACTTTTTAGACGCCATGCGTAAAACCTGGCAGTTCCTGCCACAGAGTTTTGTGACCAGTGCCGAGAAAAAAATGGGAAGAGATAAAATGCTTACGTTTATTGAAGACTGCAATAAAGAAGCGGCTAATGCAGGGAATGAGTAG
- the ubiE gene encoding bifunctional demethylmenaquinone methyltransferase/2-methoxy-6-polyprenyl-1,4-benzoquinol methylase UbiE — MSKYSHDNIVPFNESQQSKKEQVAAMFDQIAFRYDFLNRFLSGGIDVSWRKRAIRELKEIKPNKVLDVATGTADVAIMTARYLNPEKIIGIDISEGMLNLGRQKVDKLLLSKQIELLKGDSEAINFPNGTFDAITVAFGVRNFENLEKGLAEMYRVLKPGGKAVILEFSKPRRKGFKGLYNLYMNIIAPRAGQWVSKNKDAYQYLNQSVKAFPEGETFLHILQQVGFKNTTLKRLSLGICTIYCGSKTAN, encoded by the coding sequence ATGTCTAAATATTCACACGATAATATAGTGCCCTTCAACGAGTCGCAGCAAAGCAAAAAAGAGCAGGTAGCGGCTATGTTTGACCAGATAGCATTCCGGTATGATTTCCTGAACCGCTTTTTATCGGGCGGTATAGATGTAAGCTGGCGTAAACGCGCCATCCGCGAATTGAAAGAAATTAAGCCCAATAAGGTACTTGATGTAGCTACCGGCACGGCCGATGTGGCCATTATGACCGCCAGGTACCTGAACCCCGAAAAAATAATTGGCATAGATATTTCGGAGGGAATGCTCAATTTGGGGCGTCAAAAGGTTGATAAATTATTGCTATCTAAGCAAATAGAATTGTTAAAGGGCGATAGTGAGGCAATAAACTTTCCCAACGGCACGTTTGATGCCATTACCGTGGCTTTTGGTGTACGGAATTTCGAAAACCTTGAAAAAGGGCTGGCTGAAATGTACCGGGTACTAAAACCAGGCGGTAAAGCAGTGATCCTTGAATTTTCAAAACCCCGCAGGAAGGGATTTAAAGGTTTATATAACCTGTACATGAACATCATTGCCCCGCGTGCGGGTCAGTGGGTTTCGAAGAACAAGGACGCGTATCAGTATTTAAATCAATCAGTTAAAGCATTTCCTGAAGGCGAAACATTTCTACATATTTTACAACAAGTTGGGTTTAAGAATACGACACTAAAACGGCTGAGTTTAGGAATATGTACAATTTATTGCGGCTCAAAAACCGCCAATTAA
- a CDS encoding porin family protein, protein MYNLLRLKNRQLNRWAAGLLLLIASQQVNAQLRDELNLPDHDSKTYYLGIGLIYNNARFQVSQHPSFLTSDSVMVVEPENTGGFGLAGMHTLRLSPRFELRAIFPQLLFAYKNLTYHIKYPDPNRNETPVMTKRVESILIGLPLHLKFRSDRINNFRVYMFGGGKIEYDLASNSTARKAEDLVKLKKFDYGVEAGVGFNFYFPVFILSPEIKISNGLGNIHSRDPNLKYSSAIDKLNSRMVVFSLIFEG, encoded by the coding sequence ATGTACAATTTATTGCGGCTCAAAAACCGCCAATTAAACAGATGGGCAGCAGGGCTATTGCTTTTGATCGCCTCACAACAGGTAAATGCTCAATTAAGAGATGAGTTAAATCTACCTGACCATGATAGTAAAACCTACTATCTGGGTATCGGTCTTATTTATAATAATGCCAGGTTCCAGGTAAGCCAGCATCCGTCATTTCTTACGAGTGACAGTGTAATGGTGGTGGAACCGGAAAATACCGGCGGGTTTGGCCTGGCAGGTATGCATACCCTGCGTTTGTCGCCCCGGTTTGAGCTCCGGGCTATCTTCCCCCAGTTATTATTTGCCTATAAGAATCTCACCTACCACATAAAATATCCCGATCCTAACAGGAACGAAACCCCGGTGATGACCAAACGGGTAGAGAGTATCCTGATAGGGTTACCCCTGCACCTCAAGTTCCGCAGCGACCGCATCAACAACTTCAGGGTGTACATGTTTGGCGGTGGCAAGATCGAGTATGACCTGGCTTCCAACTCAACAGCCCGTAAGGCAGAAGACCTGGTAAAGCTGAAGAAGTTCGATTATGGGGTTGAAGCGGGTGTGGGGTTCAATTTTTACTTCCCCGTATTTATTCTGTCGCCTGAGATCAAGATCAGTAACGGGCTTGGCAATATCCATTCCCGCGACCCGAATCTTAAATACTCCAGCGCTATCGACAAGTTGAATTCCCGCATGGTTGTTTTCTCGCTTATCTTTGAGGGCTAA
- a CDS encoding c-type cytochrome yields MRKSLLVIGLLAGIVYACNQRDKTASHLLSTGNLPTQVFSIDITKDTVLHTKKGALIRIPHGALSSATNPVQLEIKEAYTMQDILKGGLTTMSNGQPLSSGGMIYINPVGDNKVAIKLPISIATPTPFLESSMQLYRGEVNEDSSINWVEPKPLGENLQLTALDSGRILFKNCASCHALGHDLTGPDLAHILTRPGPPRHSKDAGNIYSFTRNPVKTLHTANPYQRYYRCLKNKFGGVVMTTFDLTDRELDNLYNYIENESERLHLPAPDNGILKCMKGCELYLKATAHWRDVKAKLEKEAVEMAVEKTAPTADTTGLPVKVSAETNKSLYYQFTVKAFGWYNIDMLLKNTTDVIQSVLRVKIQGQYKEKFNLYLVIPSAKVLQSGGPVEDQQDLYSFYTIDGTIPLPLNTRAFIIAMGEHDDQITFAKTEFITKEKQEFTLELTTISKEAFQQQMASLPLSDLTITANDTKHSAELRKAVKELKNAEQLKPKNCDCDCFIDNPPVTTDSDHVIEYQGKFEGNEY; encoded by the coding sequence ATGAGAAAATCCCTACTCGTAATCGGTTTGCTGGCAGGCATCGTATATGCCTGTAACCAGCGAGACAAAACCGCATCGCATTTACTAAGTACCGGTAATTTACCAACCCAGGTCTTTAGCATTGACATTACAAAGGATACCGTGCTGCATACAAAGAAAGGCGCGTTGATCCGCATTCCGCATGGCGCGTTATCGTCTGCTACCAATCCGGTTCAACTGGAAATAAAAGAAGCATACACCATGCAGGACATCCTGAAGGGTGGATTAACCACTATGAGCAACGGCCAGCCGTTGAGCAGTGGTGGCATGATCTATATAAATCCTGTTGGTGATAATAAGGTAGCCATTAAACTGCCCATTTCAATTGCTACCCCTACCCCATTCCTTGAGAGCAGCATGCAATTATACAGGGGCGAGGTTAATGAGGACAGTAGCATTAATTGGGTTGAACCCAAACCACTGGGAGAGAACCTCCAGCTTACGGCATTAGACAGCGGGAGAATTTTGTTTAAAAACTGCGCCTCCTGTCATGCCCTGGGTCATGATCTTACAGGCCCCGATCTGGCCCATATTCTCACCCGGCCGGGTCCGCCCCGTCATTCAAAAGATGCTGGTAATATTTACAGTTTCACCCGCAATCCGGTAAAGACGCTTCATACCGCAAACCCTTACCAACGCTATTACCGCTGTTTGAAAAATAAGTTTGGCGGCGTTGTGATGACCACCTTTGATTTAACCGACAGAGAGCTTGATAATTTATACAACTATATCGAAAACGAATCGGAACGCTTGCATTTACCTGCACCAGACAATGGCATTTTGAAATGCATGAAAGGATGTGAATTATATTTAAAAGCAACTGCTCACTGGAGAGATGTAAAAGCAAAACTGGAAAAAGAAGCTGTTGAGATGGCAGTAGAAAAAACAGCACCAACGGCAGATACTACAGGCCTGCCGGTAAAAGTTTCAGCCGAAACAAATAAATCGTTGTATTATCAATTTACTGTAAAGGCATTTGGCTGGTATAATATAGATATGCTCTTAAAGAACACAACGGATGTTATACAAAGCGTACTTCGGGTAAAAATCCAGGGACAATACAAAGAAAAGTTCAATTTATATTTAGTTATCCCTTCTGCAAAGGTGCTGCAATCAGGTGGCCCTGTAGAGGACCAGCAAGATTTGTATAGCTTTTATACGATCGATGGCACTATTCCTCTGCCGCTGAATACCAGGGCCTTTATAATAGCTATGGGCGAACACGACGACCAGATCACCTTTGCAAAAACGGAATTCATTACAAAAGAAAAGCAGGAGTTTACGCTTGAGCTAACCACTATCTCCAAAGAAGCATTTCAGCAACAGATGGCTTCGCTGCCATTGAGCGATCTTACTATTACCGCCAATGACACTAAACATTCAGCGGAGCTGAGAAAAGCGGTTAAAGAGTTGAAAAATGCAGAACAGCTAAAACCTAAAAATTGTGATTGCGATTGTTTTATAGACAACCCACCCGTTACAACAGATTCCGACCATGTAATAGAATATCAGGGCAAATTTGAAGGAAATGAATATTAG